One region of Deinococcota bacterium genomic DNA includes:
- a CDS encoding S41 family peptidase: MKHKALAGTLVALALTFAVVQAQFSRDFSDDFLNSSSGRSLIQVYNALRSNYLTDIDNEAVIQGAITGMIEALEDPYTNYASPEMAARSQQDRLGSFEGIGVTIEARNRQDGTVVAVTNVYRDGPAAEAGIQRGDLITEVDGVNVERTHINDIVSMIRGPGGTEVTIGMRRANEEELITFTITRATIQIVSVESALLPDEVGYLSINTFANRRVYEQLQIQLEALQAQGATSLILDLRNNGGGFLDQGILVADEFLSSGDIVFRRAQGVTIREAQADPQAFELPMVVLVNQNSASASEIVAGALQDNGRALVVGEPTLGKGVGQNVITLADGGELSFVTFEWLTPNRQSITETGIQPDVVVEDTSFPSIISLQGQGASEGQEIQFMVDGEVIGSAVAGEDGEFTFFQPFTLAERSDVPGLALIDLDNDNALRVAYDTVREVWQAANP; this comes from the coding sequence ATGAAGCATAAGGCCCTCGCCGGCACGCTTGTAGCGCTCGCGCTCACCTTTGCCGTGGTCCAGGCGCAGTTTTCACGCGACTTTTCCGACGACTTCTTGAACTCCTCGTCGGGACGCTCGCTCATTCAGGTCTATAATGCCCTGCGCTCGAACTATCTCACCGACATCGACAACGAAGCGGTCATCCAGGGCGCCATCACCGGCATGATCGAGGCGCTCGAGGACCCCTATACCAACTACGCCAGCCCCGAGATGGCGGCGCGCAGCCAGCAGGACCGCCTGGGCTCCTTTGAGGGCATCGGCGTCACCATCGAGGCCCGCAACCGTCAAGACGGCACCGTCGTGGCGGTGACCAACGTCTACCGCGACGGTCCGGCCGCAGAGGCGGGCATCCAGCGCGGCGATCTCATCACCGAGGTCGACGGCGTCAACGTCGAGCGCACCCACATCAACGACATCGTCAGCATGATCCGCGGTCCCGGCGGCACCGAGGTGACCATCGGCATGAGGCGGGCCAACGAAGAAGAGCTGATCACCTTCACCATCACCCGCGCGACCATCCAGATCGTCTCGGTCGAGTCGGCGCTCTTGCCGGACGAGGTCGGCTACTTGAGCATCAACACCTTCGCCAACCGGCGCGTCTACGAGCAGCTCCAGATCCAGCTCGAGGCGCTCCAGGCGCAGGGCGCTACCTCCCTAATTCTCGACCTGCGCAACAACGGCGGCGGCTTTTTGGATCAGGGCATCTTGGTCGCGGACGAGTTCTTGAGCTCGGGCGACATCGTCTTCAGGCGCGCCCAGGGCGTGACCATCCGCGAGGCCCAGGCCGACCCTCAGGCCTTTGAACTGCCCATGGTGGTGCTCGTCAACCAGAACTCGGCCTCGGCCTCCGAGATCGTCGCGGGCGCCCTGCAGGACAACGGCCGGGCGCTCGTCGTCGGCGAGCCCACCCTCGGCAAGGGCGTCGGTCAGAACGTTATAACCTTAGCCGACGGCGGCGAGCTCTCCTTCGTGACCTTCGAGTGGCTCACGCCCAACCGCCAGAGCATCACCGAGACGGGCATCCAGCCCGACGTCGTCGTCGAGGACACCAGCTTTCCCTCGATCATCTCTCTGCAGGGCCAGGGCGCCAGCGAGGGCCAGGAGATCCAGTTCATGGTGGACGGCGAGGTCATCGGCAGCGCCGTCGCGGGCGAGGACGGCGAGTTCACCTTCTTCCAGCCCTTTACGCTCGCCGAGCGGAGCGACGTGCCGGGTTTGGCGCTCATCGACCTCGACAACGACAACGCCCTGCGCGTTGCCTACGACACGGTGCGCGAGGTCTGGCAGGCGGCCAACCCCTAG
- a CDS encoding molybdenum cofactor guanylyltransferase: protein MGVTAVITAGGSSRRLGRDKGAESVGGQPLIARVASSLEPFEVRLLLCPDDRYASLGWPRAEDRLPGRGPLGGLATALAIAGTPWLAFSAADLPYLTPSYWRLLAGARCEGASAVVAEDAGGRLQPLAALYHQNAAAEVAHRLEAGQLAMHGLLKALPTVTLPWSALAGSFGEALFHNVNSEADLEAARRLLGP from the coding sequence ATGGGCGTCACCGCCGTCATTACGGCGGGCGGAAGCTCGCGGCGGCTGGGCCGCGACAAGGGCGCGGAAAGCGTCGGCGGACAGCCCCTGATCGCGCGGGTCGCCAGCAGCCTCGAGCCCTTTGAAGTACGCCTGCTCCTCTGCCCCGACGACCGCTACGCCTCTCTCGGCTGGCCTCGAGCCGAAGACCGCCTGCCCGGCCGGGGGCCGCTCGGTGGCCTCGCCACGGCCCTTGCGATCGCTGGCACGCCCTGGCTGGCCTTCAGCGCCGCCGACCTGCCCTATCTCACGCCAAGCTACTGGCGCCTGCTCGCGGGCGCGCGCTGCGAAGGCGCGTCCGCCGTCGTTGCAGAGGACGCCGGCGGTCGGCTCCAACCCCTGGCGGCGCTCTATCACCAGAACGCCGCCGCCGAGGTGGCGCACAGGCTGGAAGCAGGCCAGCTGGCCATGCACGGCCTCCTGAAGGCTCTGCCCACGGTGACGCTGCCCTGGTCCGCGCTGGCAGGGAGCTTTGGCGAGGCGCTCTTTCACAACGTCAACAGCGAAGCCGATCTCGAGGCCGCGCGGCGCCTTCTCGGTCCCTGA
- a CDS encoding tetratricopeptide repeat protein, translated as MPDSSLTPAEAQRESRHWRDAVAAGQPAEAIKRYLEEDAPDEATEESLRALADLQRELRGKRFGRARQALARVEQADLAEVGVDVARLHEELELLEKSAQELDRFEPETALELLDGLRQELLQAEAETQRGTAYVFKAENERARAHFDRALSLDGRHYRAITNRGNLALEEGRLDEAIASYEEALKVNAEFANALHNLGVAYRRKGEMGKSVEKIKAAQRLGRQRDMEEARAKLSSSRSSRSWLRWALWGAAAAGIYLVLRAQGLV; from the coding sequence GTGCCTGACTCCAGCCTCACGCCCGCCGAAGCCCAGCGCGAATCCCGCCACTGGCGCGACGCGGTCGCCGCCGGCCAGCCCGCGGAGGCGATCAAGAGGTACCTCGAGGAGGACGCGCCCGACGAGGCCACCGAGGAGAGCCTGCGGGCCCTGGCGGACCTGCAGCGGGAGTTGCGGGGCAAGCGCTTCGGCCGCGCGCGGCAGGCACTCGCGCGCGTGGAGCAGGCCGATCTCGCCGAGGTGGGGGTCGACGTGGCGAGGCTGCACGAGGAGCTCGAGCTCCTGGAGAAGAGCGCCCAGGAGCTCGACCGCTTCGAGCCGGAGACCGCCCTGGAACTCCTGGACGGCCTGCGCCAGGAGCTCCTGCAGGCCGAGGCCGAGACCCAGCGCGGCACCGCCTACGTCTTCAAGGCCGAGAACGAACGCGCCCGCGCGCACTTCGACCGGGCGCTCAGCCTCGACGGCCGCCACTACCGGGCCATCACCAACCGCGGCAACTTGGCGCTCGAGGAGGGCCGCCTTGATGAGGCCATCGCCTCCTACGAGGAGGCGCTCAAGGTCAACGCCGAGTTCGCCAACGCCCTTCACAACCTGGGCGTGGCCTACCGCCGCAAGGGCGAGATGGGCAAGAGCGTCGAGAAGATCAAGGCCGCGCAGCGCCTGGGCCGCCAGCGCGACATGGAGGAGGCGCGCGCCAAGTTGTCGAGCAGCCGCTCCTCGCGGAGCTGGTTGCGCTGGGCGCTCTGGGGCGCCGCCGCTGCCGGCATCTACCTCGTGCTGCGCGCCCAGGGGCTGGTCTGA